Proteins co-encoded in one Gossypium arboreum isolate Shixiya-1 chromosome 11, ASM2569848v2, whole genome shotgun sequence genomic window:
- the LOC108457215 gene encoding ras-related protein RABA6b-like — translation MADSYDEECDYLFKAVLIGDSAVGKSNLLSRFAKDEFRLDSKPTIGVEFAYRNVKIGDKVIKAQIWDTAGQERFRAITSSYYRGALGALLVYDITRRTTFQNVKKWMHELREFGNLEMVIVLVGNKSDLSESRQVSEEEGKKIAEMEGLFFMETSALRNLNVEEAFLRMINKIHETTMSQKCLDVNMKESNVVGAGKEIITIDEVTATKHSNNCCYR, via the exons atggcAGATTCATATGACGAAGAGTGTGATTACCTGTTTAAGGCAGTGTTGATCGGTGATTCTGCAGTTGGAAAATCGAATCTCCTCTCAAGGTTTGCTAAAGATGAATTCCGATTGGATTCCAAGCCTACTATAGGCGTTGAATTTGCATATCGGAATGTTAAGATTGGCGACAAAGTTATTAAAGCTCAAATATGGGATACAGCCGGCCAAGAAAG GTTTAGAGCAATTACAAGTTCATACTATAGGGGAGCATTGGGGGCATTGTTAGTGTACGATATAACCCGAAGAACAACGTTCCAAAACGTGAAGAAATGGATGCATGAGCTACGAGAATTTGGAAATTTGGAAATGGTGATTGTGCTTGTTGGGAACAAATCTGATTTGAGTGAGTCCAGGCAAGTAAGCgaagaagaaggaaagaaaatagcAGAGATGGAAGGTTTATTTTTCATGGAAACATCTGCTTTACGAAATTTGAACGTGGAAGAAGCGTTTTTAAGAATGATCAACAAAATTCATGAAACCACAATGAGTCAAAAATGTTTAGATGTTAATATGAAAGAATCAAATGTTGTTGGGGCTGGAAAAGAAATCATCACCATTGATGAAGTCACTGCTACTAAACACTCAAATAATTGTTGTTACAGGTGA